The Ammospiza caudacuta isolate bAmmCau1 chromosome 18, bAmmCau1.pri, whole genome shotgun sequence region tgggaattgctccctgtgagggtgggcaggccctggcacagggtgcccagagcagctgtggctgcctctggcaGTATCCAAAGCtaggctggacagggcttggagtaccctgggatagtggaaggtgaccctgcccatggaatgagatggtctttAATGTCCctgccaacccaaaccattgcaTCACTGTGTGatttggggctgctgctgtgatgaGGAGTTgcagtgggattttgggggctctGTTTTGGTCCCTGCTGGtgcaggcagcaccagggctAAGCTGGCTCAGCTCCCCACGCAGGGTAGGCACCGACTGCCTCGCCTGGACTTTGGTCCTGGCTggtgcccagtgccagggaaaCCAGGGGCACAGGAAACTGTGGGCATGGAGCTGGCTCCAGGGGCCTCAGGATCTGGCCATGCACGGAGACAGAACCACACCTGCCCTTCTGCCCAGGATGAGCAGGTGGAAAGGCTGAGACACTTGTCAGGGTGCACATCCCTGCTTTCCATGGCCCCACAGGGGTGTGGGGGACTGGACTGGGGGCTGGGGAACCTCCTCTGTGTCCTCAGTGCTTCCCATGTGGGACAGAGCCACTCACTCCCCACCTTGACTCCAGAGTTTGCTTTTCTAGCTCCCAGCAGGATCTGCCTTTGAGGCAGTGCCAGGCTTGTTTGGAGCTGTTTGCAAGCCACAAAGCCTCTGCTGGGCCTCTGGCAGCTCCCCCGTGCTGCTGGGGCTTGACTGCCATTCCAGCtggcatccctgcatcccagggGCTCAGGGACACTGCTCCTTGTTTGGGATCAGCTGGGGACCAGCCTGTGGCCGTGGTGCTGGCCTGGCTGCCCCCTTGCCCCGGGACTCTCTTTGTTTCCAGCACTCTGTGTCCCCTGAcgctgtgtctgtgtgtctgtcctgcaGATCCGGCTGCGCTGCCAGAAGGGGATCCCGCCCTCGCTGCGGGGCCGTGCCTGGCAGTACCTGTCTGGGAGCAAGGTCAAGCTGGAGCAGAACATGGGCAAGTTTGATGTGAGTCCTGCTGGGAACCCTCCTGCACCACCGGGGAGGGGGCACTGCTGGCGTGGCTCCTGTCACCAGGGAGGGGGGCACTGCTGGCGTGGCTCCTGCTCGGGCTTGGGTGTTTGTTGGCATCTCAGAAATCTTGTGGGGGGTGTCAAGGGTGTTGCTCACCCCAATCTTGCCCTCCCCAGGAACTGGACCTCCTCACAGGAGATCCGAAGTGGCTGGATGTCATCGAGCGGGATCTCCACCGGCAGTTCCCCTTCCATGAGATGTTCGTCTCACGTGGAGGCCATGGGTATGTGagtccagccctcagcagccaTGGATGGGGTGGGCACTGTCTGTCCCAGCTCATGGAGCCACACTCATGTGCCCAGTGTCCTCCCTATACTCCCACAGTCACAGAGCATCCACTGGCTGAAAACAGGATGGCTCAGGCCAGCTCTGACACCCAGTGGGGTGGGAATTGCCATGACAggagggcagagggagcaggtgGCAGCCTGTGCCCTCCATTTCACCAGGAAAATGCTGCTCCCAATGTGttggggagcagctgtgcccctgtgctTGCTGCTGGGTCCCTGCCTGTCCATGGCTCACCCTGGGCAGGGTGGTTGTATCCATGGCTCGAGTCCCAGATCCAGGCAGGATCTGCgctctgctgtgtcctgcagccctggggttGTGTGGAAAAGGGATCCCAGCCAGGGACTgagccaggctcagcctggcatGCACGGGGAAGGCTGCTGGGCCACGTGCATGCTGTATGCCTAGCTGTGTGCGActggtgtgcccagctgtgtgtgccctgctgtgtgtgtgtgccatgtgcccagctgtgtgtgcccagctgtgcctgctgtgtgtgcccagctgtgcctgctgtgtgtgcctagCTGTGCCATGTGCCcggtgtgcccagctgtgtgtgctgtgtgcccagctgtgtgtgccgtgtgcccagctgtgtgcccagctgtgtgtgccatgtgtgcccagctgtgtgtgccgtgtgcccagctgtgccgtgtgcccagctgtgtgtgcccaCCTGTGCGTGCCGTGTGTGCCatgtgtgtgcccagctgtgcgtgctgtgtgtgcccagctgtgcatgctgtgtgcccagctgtgtttgcccagctgtgtgtgccatGTGTGCCTAGCTGTGTGTGCcatgtgtgcccagctgtgtgtgcccagctgtgtgtgccatGTGTGCCTAGCTGTGTGTGCcatgtgtgcccagctgtgcatgcccagctgtgtgtgccGTGTGTGCCCACCTGTGTGTGCcgtgtgtgcccagctgtgcatgcccagctgtgtgtgccgtgtgtgcccagctgtgcgtgctgtgtgcccagctgtgtgtgccgtgtgtgcccagctgtgcgCACCgcgtgcccagctgtgcccggtGTCCCCGCAGGCAGCAGGACCTGTTCCGGGTGCTGAAGGCGTACACGCTGTACCGCCCAGAGGAGGGGTACTGCCAGGCCCAGGCGCCCATCGCCGCCGTCCTGCTCATGCACATGCCAGCTGAGGTACGGGCACGCGGCTCCGGGACAGAGCTGGCACCTCCCGGGGGGTGTGGGGCCCCTTGGGGGGTGCTGATGGGAGGGGTGCCCGGCTCAGGGCTGCTCAAAGTGCCCCAGgggtgctctgctgctccccaccctCTCCCGTggtccctgggagcagggagtgggTCACAGGGATGTCCTCTGGGTGCTCACCTGCTGTCCCTTGGCTTGCAGCAAGCGTTCTGGTGCCTGGTGCAGATCTGTGAGAAGTACCTCCCTGGCTACTACAGCGAGAAACTGGTGAGTAAAGGGCTCATGGTGCTTTCAGCAGtggcagggacctgcagggtGCTGCATGTGGGTTGGGGCAACCCCCAGGATCAATCTGGGTTGGGGATGGAGGGatcaggagcagccctggggtgaAGGactttggggtgctgctgggtgaggGTTGGCCATGCCCTGGCCGTGTGTcctgggctgagcccccagtgtgggcagcaggggagggaggattctgtccctctgccctgctcaggtgagaccccacctgcagagctggcccagcacaggagagacctggagctgctggagcaagtcTAGAGGAATCcatggagcccctctgctctggagccaggctgggagagctgggggtgctcacctggagaggagaaggctccagggagagctcagagcccctggcagggcccaaaggggctccaggagagctggagagggactgaggacaagggatggagggacaggacacagggaatggctcccagtgccagagggcagggctggatgggatattgggaattgggaattgttccctgtgagggtgggcaggccctggcacagggtgcccagagcagctgtggctgcccctggatccctggcagtgcccaaggccaggctggatggcactgggagcagcctgggacagtggaaggtacCACATGGCAGTTGGGTGGAATGTGATGAgttttaatgtcccttccaaaccattccatgattctgaaTCTCCCGGCCAAAAACTTCAGCTCCTCACCCTGGGGAAAGAAAGGGGTCTGTGgaggggctgggtattgccagAGTGTCCCTGTTGTGCTGAGGCTCCCTGAAGCAtttcacattcagggatggggGTCTCAGTGCAGCATCCAtgggacacagctctgctcgAATCAGGTGTAGAGGGTTGGCTGCCCctgctggggggcactgggggctgaTCCAGGGCTGGGGTACTCACTGGgatgctgctccctgtccctgcaggaagcCATCCAGCTGGACGGACAGATCCTCTTCTCCCTGCTGCACAAGGTCTCACCTGTGGCCTACAAGCACCTGAGCAAGCAGAAGATCGACCCCATCCTGTACATGACGGAGTGGTTCATGTGCGCCTTCTCCCGCACGCTGCCCTGGAGCTCCGTGCTGCGCGTCTGGGACATGTTCTTCTGTGAAGGTGGGAGCTCccaccatcctcatcctcatcatcctcctcatGGGGTGGCTGCACTCCCCATGGCCATGGGACCTGTagcagggcaggtttggggcagCCACATGCCTGGGGTGGAGGTGGGCTGTGTTCCTGGGGGTTAGGAGGTATGTACATCCCAAATTCTCCCTCTTGCATGTCCTGTTAGTGGGACTGGatctgctgccccacagcattTGAGGGACATGGTGGCAGTGTCACCCTGTCCTGCCTGGTGCTCACTGCCTCACATCTCCTCTTGCAGGAGTGAAGATCATCTTCCGGGTGGGCCTGGTGCTGCTCAAACACACCCTGGGCTCCTCGGACAAGCTCAAATCCTGCCAGGGCCAGTATGAGACCATGGAGAGGCTGAGGGCCCTCAGCCCCAAAATCATGCAGGAGGCCTTCCTGGTGCAGGAGGTGAGGTGCTGGGGGCGGTCTGGGGGGCCAGTGCTGCTAGactgggctgtccctgggtggGTGGAGcatgggcagcagctcccaaaagGCTTGGTTAGCAGTGGCCTGTGCCCTGAGGGGGATCCCACACCCAGCCCCGGTGGCGCTGTCGCTGATGGCACAAGTG contains the following coding sequences:
- the TBC1D10A gene encoding TBC1 domain family member 10A, translating into MAKSRGGGGPSSPGGRSLAGTRESLADPGGDELSSLGSDSEINGGGPEERRVDKFGFIVGSRGAEGTLEEVPLEVLRQRESKWLDMLNNWDKWMAKKHKKIRLRCQKGIPPSLRGRAWQYLSGSKVKLEQNMGKFDELDLLTGDPKWLDVIERDLHRQFPFHEMFVSRGGHGQQDLFRVLKAYTLYRPEEGYCQAQAPIAAVLLMHMPAEQAFWCLVQICEKYLPGYYSEKLEAIQLDGQILFSLLHKVSPVAYKHLSKQKIDPILYMTEWFMCAFSRTLPWSSVLRVWDMFFCEGVKIIFRVGLVLLKHTLGSSDKLKSCQGQYETMERLRALSPKIMQEAFLVQEVIELPVTERQIEREHLIQLKKWRETHGELQCKSPPRLHGAKAISEAEPAPRKALEPVPSIIVSPGPAPVPKARKSKEKSREKGPASPANGPGAEGNGAPGTTRELLHPQVSPHHQSKESLSSRESEDTYL